From Brienomyrus brachyistius isolate T26 chromosome 18, BBRACH_0.4, whole genome shotgun sequence, one genomic window encodes:
- the atf5a gene encoding uncharacterized protein atf5a produces MMATSVPLWKTLLVCPVDPLDLSPPQANHSQLQGRTGEEPEESQRLSGDGLTDWMTEEVDFSSYLPTPHSSPSPNSSIPPSPLQHDIQVPSDLEVMTSLLQEELAQLEDYFLSDSIPEKVGKLGKCDKIPSVVGPQSYYQLPYASYNSNQSESSPLLVTLATGELDLLSFCGGPIGRPKTPRHAPYNCSRPISNGRKRVSDGMRAGEGIENSIWSSKGNNSGSPEVTINGNYCCVEGEKFGKGYCVGGAVDIRKCTILPKEEKSCFMESTTNGEKMFGGYGFSGPLDVPHKKEDQLMYGAKEVSGSDDSMEMETFHESKSCDVAKAIPWKTETGEGCFLHATADAYHSFLGVVDESMRAGVVEVGHRHGGFHAGFLEDQSSKCHGEGIELGSSAGLPAQGLKEDPGTVKPEHDTAPLEVQNGERKQKKRDQNKTAAHRYRQRKRAELDSLEEQLHGLEGRNRELRDKAESVEREIQYVKDLLIEVYKARSQRLKQDTSA; encoded by the exons ATGATGGCGACATCGGTTCCTCTCTGGAAGACTCTCCTCGTCTGCCCGGTGGACCCCCTCGATCTCTCTCCCCCACAGGCTAACCACAGCCAATTGCAGGGGAGGACGGGGGAGGAGCCAGAGGAGAGCCAGCGCTTAAGTG GCGATGGTCTCACAGACTGGATGACGGAAGAAGTTGATTTTTCCTCTTACCTCCCTACCCCTcactcctctccctctcccaATTCCTCCATCCCCCCTTCGCCCCTTCAGCATGACATCCAGGTACCATCTGATTTGGAGGTCATGACCTCTCTGCTGCAGGAGGAACTAGCTCAGTTGGAGGATTACTTCCTGTCGGACTCAATCCCCGAAAAAGTAGGAAAATTGGGAAAATGTGACAAAATTCCTTCAGTAGTGGGCCCCCAATCATACTACCAGTTGCCCTATGCTTCGTACAATTCTAACCAATCAGAATCCAGCCCACTTCTTGTTACCCTGGCAACTGGGGAGCTAGACCTGCTGAGCTTTTGCGGCGGCCCCATTGGCCGACCCAAAACCCCTAGACATGCCCCTTACAACTGCAGTCGCCCTATTAGCAATGGTCGTAAGAGAGTTTCTGATGGTATGAGGGCGGGGGAGGGAATAGAGAATAGTATCTGGAGTTCCAAAGGAAATAACTCAGGTAGCCCAGAGGTGACCATTAATGGGAACTACTGCTGTGTTGAGGGTGAAAAATTTGGGAAGGGATATTGTGTTGGTGGTGCGGTTGACATCCGAAAATGCACCATATTGCCAAAAGAGGAAAAAAGTTGTTTCATGGAAAGTACTACTAATGGTGAGAAGATGTTTGGAGGGTATGGTTTTAGTGGGCCACTGGATGTCCCACACAAGAAAGAAGACCAGTTGATGTATGGTGCAAAGGAGGTTAGCGGTAGCGATGACAGCATGGAAATGGAGACGTTTCATGAGAGCAAAAGTTGCGATGTGGCGAAAGCTATCCCTTGGAAGACCGAGACAGGTGAGGGCTGCTTTCTTCATGCCACGGCGGACGCCTACCACAGTTTTCTGGGTGTGGTAGATGAGTCTATGAGAGCAGGGGTCGTGGAGGTAGGGCACCGGCATGGTGGGTTCCATGCTGGCTTCCTGGAAGACCAAAGCTCCAAGTGCCACGGCGAAGGGATTGAGCTGGGGTCGTCTGCTGGCCTGCCAGCACAAGGACTCAAGGAAGATCCTGGTACCGTCAAGCCGGAGCATGACACTGCCCCGCTGGAAGTCCAAAATGGCGAGCGCAAGCAGAAGAAGAGAGACCAGAATAAGACTGCAGCTCACAG GTATCGCCAGCGGAAGAGGGCCGAGCTGGACTCCCTGGAGGAGCAGCTGCATGGGCTGGAAGGGCGGAACCGTGAGCTCCGGGACAAGGCGGAATCTGTCGAGAGAGAGATCCAGTATGTCAAGGACCTTCTTATTGAGGTCTACAAGGCCCGCAGCCAGCGGCTCAAGCAGGACACCAGCGCCTAA